CCACCTTCCAAGCGATTGGCGTCGAGGGCAAAATGGTCAACAATGTCTGGACGCCTACGTTCAACGCCTCACTTCGCATGGTGAGCGAGGCGCACAACGGAGCCGCCGGTTTCGATCTGGGAGCTTTCTACTCCCGTTATCGCGTCTTCACTTCGAGCTCCCGTGAAGGCGGCGCGGGCAACTGGCCGTCCAATGCCTTCTGGGTCAGGATCCGCGCGGGCGCGCCACCGTCATAACTCCACAGTCAGGAGGGGGCGTCTCCGGGATGTCCCCTTCTGGCGCACCTACCAATCGAGAGGTGTCATGCGGTCGCCGACGTACCTGCACGACCTTCTGGTCTCGACTCTCTTCAACGATGAACTCGATCACGACATGGACCTGTGGTCGCTGGGATTCAGCGCCCTTTGGATCAAGGGAGCGGATCTCGACACCCTCGCCCAAGCCTTCTCCTTGGACCTTTCCACCCGCGTCCCGAGCCACTTGAGCGAAATCCTCGACCACAACGGCGACGACGGTTCTCTCTGGGTAGCCGAGGCCGGAGGTTGGACGGGCATCCTGCCGGCACGTTCAGACGACGTTTTCCTGCTGTCGCTGACCGAAGGAGGCCATCACGCTCTCAACTTCAGCATGGACATCAACGGCCATGACCGCTTCAAGTACATCCGGGACGGGGACATCATCGTCTCTTTCCGACCCACCTGGCCCGACTCCAAGCACGGCAGCGACCCGCACGCGCTCGATCACTTGATGGATGGGCTGCGCTTTCAGGTCAGTGAAGAGGACAACCCCGTGGAAGAGGACGAGAGTATCAGCTCGGCCCTGGCGTTGATCGGCCGCATAACGGAAACAGACATGGCCGCTGACTGGCTTGAGGCGGTGCACTCTCGCATTGGACTGACCTGAAGGTGACGGGGCCCGATTGCGGAGCATTTTTGGGATGATCTTGGGAGGGTCGTTAACCGCAGAAGC
This region of Streptosporangium sp. NBC_01495 genomic DNA includes:
- a CDS encoding DUF6461 domain-containing protein, which codes for MRSPTYLHDLLVSTLFNDELDHDMDLWSLGFSALWIKGADLDTLAQAFSLDLSTRVPSHLSEILDHNGDDGSLWVAEAGGWTGILPARSDDVFLLSLTEGGHHALNFSMDINGHDRFKYIRDGDIIVSFRPTWPDSKHGSDPHALDHLMDGLRFQVSEEDNPVEEDESISSALALIGRITETDMAADWLEAVHSRIGLT